A genomic region of Magnolia sinica isolate HGM2019 chromosome 6, MsV1, whole genome shotgun sequence contains the following coding sequences:
- the LOC131249825 gene encoding 3-ketoacyl-CoA synthase 7-like, with amino-acid sequence MAHFLLQHLSNLTPLIQSTTHSHFLILIIVIITVLHIISRRSCPIYLLDFACYRPPNYYRLPISMFLEHTTISGEFDSKSLHFLKKILEKSGFGHDTCIPPPMNQLPINKSLASALEEAEIIIFSVVGDLLKKTQVIPKEIDILVLNSSLFSSTPSLSAMVINRFRLRSNIMSFNLSGMGCSAGIASVCLARDLLRVHRNTVALVVSIEILTPNWYTGKNRSMLVTNCMFRMGGVAILISSKNQDKNKSKYMLQHLNRTNNASDDRSYGCVFQDVDLEDKVGVSLSKEILHVAGDALRLNIASLGPTVLPLSEQIRYGWSVIRQKVGFSNRRSTVYMPNFKRAFEHLCIHAGGKAVIEAVEKKLGLSEEDVEASKMTLYRFGNTSSSSIWYELCYMEAKRKVKKGDRVWQISFGSGFKCNSAVWICISDGQSSVENAWTDRIHLYPVHIPDMIEID; translated from the coding sequence ATGGCCCACTTCCTTCTACAACATCTGAGTAATCTCACACCGTTAATTCAATCCACCACCCACTCCCATTTCTTAATCTTAATTATCGTAATCATAACCGTTTTGCACATCATATCAAGAAGAAGCTGTCCCATCTACCTATTGGATTTCGCCTGCTACCGTCCGCCCAACTACTACAGGCTGCCCATATCCATGTTCTTGGAACACACCACAATCTCCGGCGAATTCGACTCCAAGAGCCTACACTTCCTGAAGAAAATACTCGAGAAGTCCGGCTTCGGCCATGACACATGCATCCCTCCACCTATGAATCAACTTCCAATAAACAAGTCCTTAGCATCCGCTCTCGAGGAGGCAGAAATCATCATATTCTCCGTCGTCGGAGACCTCTTAAAGAAAACTCAAGTAATTCCAAAGGAAATAGACATTCTAGTCTTGAATAGTAGCTTATTCTCCTCCACCCCTTCTCTCAGTGCTATGGTTATCAACAGGTTCCGCTTACGGAGCAATATCATGAGCTTCAATCTCTCCGGCATGGGGTGTAGCGCTGGGATAGCATCTGTCTGTTTGGCTAGAGACTTACTGAGGGTGCACCGAAATACGGTAGCCCTCGTCGTGAGTATCGAGATACTAACACCCAACTGGTATACTGGGAAAAACCGTTCGATGCTGGTAACGAACTGCATGTTTCGCATGGGTGGTGTGGCCATCTTGATTTCCAGCAAGAACCAAGATAAGAACAAGAGTAAGTATATGCTACAACATCTCAACCGTACAAACAATGCAAGCGACGATCGATCTTATGGCTGTGTGTTTCAAGACGTGGATTTGGAAGATAAGGTCGGAGTTTCTTTGTCGAAGGAGATATTGCATGTTGCTGGAGATGCGCTTAGATTGAATATAGCTTCATTGGGTCCTACGGTGCTGCCGTTATCCGAGCAAATTCGATATGGGTGGTCGGTAATTCGACAGAAAGTTGGGTTTTCCAACAGAAGATCGACTGTCTACATGCCGAATTTTAAGCGGGCTTTCGAGCACTTGTGTATACATGCAGGAGGGAAAGCTGTGATTGAAGCAGTTGAAAAGAAGCTTGGGTTGAGCGAGGAGGACGTGGAGGCATCGAAGATGACATTGTATCGGTTCGGGAATACGTCGTCTTCTTCGATATGGTATGAGCTTTGTTATATGGAAGCTAAGAGGAAGGTGAAGAAAGGAGATCGGGTGTGGCAAATTTCATTCGGGAGTGGTTTTAAATGTAATAGTGCAGTTTGGATATGCATTTCGGATGGTCAATCAAGTGTTGAAAATGCATGGACGGATAGGATACATTTGTATCCGGTGCACATACCCGACATGATCGAGATAGACTGA
- the LOC131247934 gene encoding urea-proton symporter DUR3 isoform X2, translated as MAIEIKRKAPHAHTVCEIVKARWGTVAHIVFLGFCFLTNIIVTAMLLLGGSAVVNALTGVNIYAASFLIPLGVIVYTLAGGLKATFLASYIHSVIVHVVLVIFIYLVYTGSSELGSPRVVYNRLLGVASKSRICHEPLSHNDQACGPVSGNFKGSYLTMLSSGGLVFGIINIIGNFGTVFVDNGYWVSAIAARPSSTHKGYLLGGLVWFAVPFSLATSLGLGALALDLPITASEASHGLVPPATAIALMGKGGSILLLTMLFMAVTSAGSSELIAVSSLCTYDIYRTYINPDATGKQILKVSRAVVLGFGCFMGVLAVILNKAGVSLGWMYLATGVLIGSAVIPIAFMLLWRKANSIGAILGMIIGCVFGIITWLSVTKVEYGRINLDTTGRNAPMLAGNLVSTLTGGLVHAICSFLWPQNYDWVTTKQLTMVEKEKTELPAEEFKEEKLMRAKAWIVKWGVGFTAVIVILWPLLSLPAGEFSIGYFTFWTVIAISWGTVGSAVIIALPLIESWETIQSIFLGMFTNDRLMQKIDEMNSRLGAIMSAMPEAERIYLLEKEKAKKQDLLERKSTSISV; from the exons ATGGCAATTGAAATCAAAAGGAAAGCTCCCCATGCTCATACCGTTTGCGAAATTGTCAAAGCTCG ATGGGGGACTGTTGCACACATCGTCTTCCTTGGATTCTGCTTCTTGACAAATATTATTGTAACTGCCATGCTACTCCTTGGTGGTTCTGCTGTTGTAAATGCACTCACTGGAGTGAATATCTACGCTGCAAGCTTTCTAATACCCCTCGGCGTGATAGTCTATACTTTAGCTGGGGGACTGAAAGCCACCTTCTTGGCAAGCTACATACATTCAGTAATTG TGCATGTGGTTTTGGTCATTTTCATCTATCTAGTTTATACCGGAAGTAGTGAACTTGGTAGTCCAAGAGTCGTGTATAATCGTCTTTTGGGTGTCGCAAGCAAATCAAGAATATGCCATGAACCGTTATCACACAATGACCAAGCCTGCGGTCCTGTAAGCGGCAACTTCAAAGGCTCCTACTTAACAATGCTGAGTTCCGGTGGCCTTGTTTTTGGAATCATCAACATCATCGGCAATTTCGGGACCGTCTTTGTGGACAAT GGGTATTGGGTCAGTGCCATAGCCGCACGGCCTTCATCGACTCACAAGGGCTACTTGCTGGGTGGGCTTGTTTGGTTTGCGGTGCCGTTCTCACTGGCAACATCATTAGGTCTAGGCGCACTCGCTCTTGATCTTCCAATAACAGCAAGTGAAGCTAGCCATGGACTAGTTCCACCTGCTACAGCTATAGCTTTGATGGGAAAAGGCGGGTCTATTCTCCTTCTCACCATGCTGTTCAT GGCGGTGACATCCGCTGGCTCCTCAGAGCTAATAGCAGTTTCCTCCTTGTGCACATATGACATCTACCGGACATACATCAATCCAGACGCGACTGGGAAGCAGATTCTCAAAGTCTCAAGAGCGGTCGTCCTAGGCTTCGGATGCTTCATGGGCGTGCTTGCAGTGATACTGAACAAGGCCGGAGTTTCATTGGGTTGGATGTATCTAGCCACGGGAGTTCTCATTGGTTCCGCTGTTATTCCCATTGCTTTCATGCTTCTGTGGCGGAAGGCGAATTCAATCGGCGCGATTCTTGGGATGATTATCGGATGTGTTTTTGGGATAATCACGTGGCTATCCGTGACGAAAGTAGAATATGGAAGGATCAATCTCGATACAACGGGACGGAATGCACCAATGCTCGCTGGCAATCTAGTATCCACATTGACTGGTGGGCTTGTTCATGCCATCTGCAGCTTTCTGTGGCCCCAGAATTACGATTGGGTGACAACCAAACAGTTAACGATGGTTGAGAAGGAGAAGACAGAGCTACCTGCTGAAGAATTCAAAGAGGAGAAGCTGATGAGAGCTAAAGCTTGGATAGTGAAATGGGGTGTTGGGTTTACTGCAGTTATTGTGATTTTATGGCCACTCCTCTCTTTACCAGCAG GCGAATTCAGTATCGGATACTTCACATTTTGGACCGTCATTGCTATATCATGGGGCACGGTTGGATCGGCTGTGATCATCGCTTTACCATTAATAGAAAGCTGGGAAACCATCCAAAGCATCTTTCTCGGCATGTTTACGAATGACAGACTTATGCagaagatagatgaaatgaattcAAGGTTAGGTGCAATCATGTCGGCAATGCCAGAGGCAGAGCGGATATACTTGTTAGAGAAAGAGAAGGCCAAGAAACAAGATTTGCTAGAACGAAAAAGTACCAGCATTTCGGTGTAA
- the LOC131247934 gene encoding urea-proton symporter DUR3 isoform X1 has product MASSSPSCPPFGYSGEYYSILEGGKCVRQSSFFQGKPVLNQGVGYSVILGFGAFFAVFTSFLVWLEKRYVGSRHTSEWFNTAGRNVKTGLIASVIVSQWTWAATILQSSNVAWEYGISGPFWYASGATIQVLLFGVMAIEIKRKAPHAHTVCEIVKARWGTVAHIVFLGFCFLTNIIVTAMLLLGGSAVVNALTGVNIYAASFLIPLGVIVYTLAGGLKATFLASYIHSVIVHVVLVIFIYLVYTGSSELGSPRVVYNRLLGVASKSRICHEPLSHNDQACGPVSGNFKGSYLTMLSSGGLVFGIINIIGNFGTVFVDNGYWVSAIAARPSSTHKGYLLGGLVWFAVPFSLATSLGLGALALDLPITASEASHGLVPPATAIALMGKGGSILLLTMLFMAVTSAGSSELIAVSSLCTYDIYRTYINPDATGKQILKVSRAVVLGFGCFMGVLAVILNKAGVSLGWMYLATGVLIGSAVIPIAFMLLWRKANSIGAILGMIIGCVFGIITWLSVTKVEYGRINLDTTGRNAPMLAGNLVSTLTGGLVHAICSFLWPQNYDWVTTKQLTMVEKEKTELPAEEFKEEKLMRAKAWIVKWGVGFTAVIVILWPLLSLPAGEFSIGYFTFWTVIAISWGTVGSAVIIALPLIESWETIQSIFLGMFTNDRLMQKIDEMNSRLGAIMSAMPEAERIYLLEKEKAKKQDLLERKSTSISV; this is encoded by the exons ATGGCATCTTCATCCCCATCGTGTCCGCCGTTTGGATACTCAGGCGAGTATTATTCGATATTAGAGGGAGGAAAGTGCGTGAGACAGAGCAGTTTCTTCCAGGGAAAACCGGTTCTCAATCAGGGAGTCGGGTATTCTGTTATTCTGGGCTTCGGCGCCTTCTTCGCTGTCTTCACCTCCTTTCTG GTATGGTTAGAGAAGCGGTACGTCGGATCTCGTCACACATCCGAGTGGTTCAACACTGCAGGCAGAAATGTCAAAACAGGACTCATTGCTAGTGTCATTGTATCCCAG TGGACTTGGGCTGCAACAATCTTGCAAAGCTCCAATGTTGCATGGGAGTATGGCATTAGTGGTCCTTTCTGGTACGCAAGTGGCGCTACAATCCAG GTGCTTCTGTTTGGCGTTATGGCAATTGAAATCAAAAGGAAAGCTCCCCATGCTCATACCGTTTGCGAAATTGTCAAAGCTCG ATGGGGGACTGTTGCACACATCGTCTTCCTTGGATTCTGCTTCTTGACAAATATTATTGTAACTGCCATGCTACTCCTTGGTGGTTCTGCTGTTGTAAATGCACTCACTGGAGTGAATATCTACGCTGCAAGCTTTCTAATACCCCTCGGCGTGATAGTCTATACTTTAGCTGGGGGACTGAAAGCCACCTTCTTGGCAAGCTACATACATTCAGTAATTG TGCATGTGGTTTTGGTCATTTTCATCTATCTAGTTTATACCGGAAGTAGTGAACTTGGTAGTCCAAGAGTCGTGTATAATCGTCTTTTGGGTGTCGCAAGCAAATCAAGAATATGCCATGAACCGTTATCACACAATGACCAAGCCTGCGGTCCTGTAAGCGGCAACTTCAAAGGCTCCTACTTAACAATGCTGAGTTCCGGTGGCCTTGTTTTTGGAATCATCAACATCATCGGCAATTTCGGGACCGTCTTTGTGGACAAT GGGTATTGGGTCAGTGCCATAGCCGCACGGCCTTCATCGACTCACAAGGGCTACTTGCTGGGTGGGCTTGTTTGGTTTGCGGTGCCGTTCTCACTGGCAACATCATTAGGTCTAGGCGCACTCGCTCTTGATCTTCCAATAACAGCAAGTGAAGCTAGCCATGGACTAGTTCCACCTGCTACAGCTATAGCTTTGATGGGAAAAGGCGGGTCTATTCTCCTTCTCACCATGCTGTTCAT GGCGGTGACATCCGCTGGCTCCTCAGAGCTAATAGCAGTTTCCTCCTTGTGCACATATGACATCTACCGGACATACATCAATCCAGACGCGACTGGGAAGCAGATTCTCAAAGTCTCAAGAGCGGTCGTCCTAGGCTTCGGATGCTTCATGGGCGTGCTTGCAGTGATACTGAACAAGGCCGGAGTTTCATTGGGTTGGATGTATCTAGCCACGGGAGTTCTCATTGGTTCCGCTGTTATTCCCATTGCTTTCATGCTTCTGTGGCGGAAGGCGAATTCAATCGGCGCGATTCTTGGGATGATTATCGGATGTGTTTTTGGGATAATCACGTGGCTATCCGTGACGAAAGTAGAATATGGAAGGATCAATCTCGATACAACGGGACGGAATGCACCAATGCTCGCTGGCAATCTAGTATCCACATTGACTGGTGGGCTTGTTCATGCCATCTGCAGCTTTCTGTGGCCCCAGAATTACGATTGGGTGACAACCAAACAGTTAACGATGGTTGAGAAGGAGAAGACAGAGCTACCTGCTGAAGAATTCAAAGAGGAGAAGCTGATGAGAGCTAAAGCTTGGATAGTGAAATGGGGTGTTGGGTTTACTGCAGTTATTGTGATTTTATGGCCACTCCTCTCTTTACCAGCAG GCGAATTCAGTATCGGATACTTCACATTTTGGACCGTCATTGCTATATCATGGGGCACGGTTGGATCGGCTGTGATCATCGCTTTACCATTAATAGAAAGCTGGGAAACCATCCAAAGCATCTTTCTCGGCATGTTTACGAATGACAGACTTATGCagaagatagatgaaatgaattcAAGGTTAGGTGCAATCATGTCGGCAATGCCAGAGGCAGAGCGGATATACTTGTTAGAGAAAGAGAAGGCCAAGAAACAAGATTTGCTAGAACGAAAAAGTACCAGCATTTCGGTGTAA